The Caproicibacterium amylolyticum genome includes the window CAATCAGGTTCAGCGCAATGCCGGAAATTGTCTGGTCGGCTTTAAACGTAATCGAAGCCACTGCGTGCAGCAGCGCGAAAAGGCCGCCCGCCAAGCCGGCTACCAGAAAGCCAATCCACGGGTTGCCGGTAAAGTAGCCGACCGCCGTACCTACAAAAGCACCAACGGTCATCATGCCCTCAATACCAAGGTTTACAACGCCGGAACGTTCTGAAATGACACCGCCCAGCGCACCGAAAATCAGTGGAGCGGAATACATGAAGGTGTTGCCAATCAGCAACGAAATATTATTTAGCATTGCGCATCCCCCTCTTCTCAAGCCGGACTGCCAGCGCCGGAACAATCTTTGTCAGCGCGACAAAGAACACGATGGTGCCGGTCATAATATTGATAATCTCACTCGGCGCACCGATGTTTGCCTGAATGGACTGGCCGCCATACAGCAGTCCGCCGAAAAGCAGGCCGGCGAAGATGCAGCCAATCGGGGAGCTGCCCGCAATAAAGGCAACCGACAGGCCGTTGAAACCACTGTTTTCAAATGCAGAAAGCGTGGAAATACGGTGCGGGTTGGTACCGGTAATCACCAGTGCTGCAGCAAGTCCGGAAAGCGCGCCCGCAATCAGCATCGTAATTACTATGTTTTTTGCAACCGGAATGCCCGCGAATTCAGCGGCGTCACGGTTCATGCCAACCGCACGCAGTTCATAGCCCTTGGTGGAGCGGTACAGCAGCATAGAAATGAAAATTGCCGCCGCAATCGCAACCAGGAAACCAAAATTGACATCCGTTTTCAGCATGACTTCCCGCAGCCATTTATTGCCGCTGAGCGCCGCCAGTCCCGCGTCACTGGTCTTCCAGTTTGGCAGAAGCATAGTGTAGCTGCTTGCGTTGACCGGGTAAGCCGCTGTGGAGTTTGGCTGGTGGAACATCGTTGTATTCACAATTAGATTAGAAAGGTAGAAAGCAATCCAGTTGAGCATAATACTGGTCAGCACCTCATGAATGCCGAATTTTGCTTTGAGCAAACCAACTATGCCGCCCCACAAAGCACCTGCTGCTGTACCAGCAAGTACAACCAGCGGGATCTGAATGATTGGCGGAAAATTGCAGAGGTAACCAACAATATTAGCAGCAGCTGCGCCAACAATGTACTGCCCTTCAGCGCCTATATTAAACAAACCGACTTTGTAGGCAAACGCAACGCTTAAAGCGGTCAGCGTAATTGGCGTTGCCTTGATAATCACATTGGAAATGTACTTTGGCTTACCGAAAATGCCGCTGAACAGCGAGCCGAACGCCGCCCCCGGATTGTACCCGGCAACAGCCAGAATTATGGCTGCCACTGCAAAGCCGCACACGATTGCAATAATCGTGGAAGTAATCGGCTTTTTCAGGATTTTAACTGTCTTTTCCATTCTGTTCTCCTCCCGCCATGAGCAGGCCGATGGTTTTTTCGTCTACCTCGCCCTGCCGGAAACTGTCCACAATCTGCCCTTTATAGAGTACATCAATCGTATCGGCAACACTCATGATTTCGTCCAGTTCCAAAGAAACAAGCAGAATTGCACGGCCGCGGTCGCGCTCACGAATCAGTGTTTTGTGTACATATTCAATCGCACCGACATCCAAACCACGGGTCGGCTGCACAGCAATCAGCAAATCCGGTTCATTCGCCACTTCACGGCCAATGATTACTTTCTGCTGGTTGCCGCCGGAAAGTCCGCGGGCAGGATGCTTTGCGCAGTCCTCCGGGCGGACATCGTAATCCTTGATAAGACCATTCGTGAAGGAAAGAATCTCCGCGCGGTTCAGCATGCCGTTTTTGCTGTACGGTTTGGTACGGTACTTTTCCAGAACTGCGTTTTCCGCAACAGTAAAGTCCATTACCAGCCCGCGCTTCTGCCTATCTTCATGTATCGTAGCAATTTTGTGGTCAATCACGTTGCGCGGGTTGGTGTTCTGAATTTCCTCACCCTTGATTTTCACGGTGCCGCTCTCGGCTTTCGTCAGATTGGTGACTGCTTCAATCAGCTCTTTCTGGCCGTTGCCGTCAATGCCGGCAATGCCCACAATCTCGCCAGCATGCACCTGCAGCGAAAGGTTCTGCACGGCGGGCAGCCCGCGGTCATCCTTGACATTCAGGTTGTCGATTTCAAACACCACTTCGCCGGGCTGCGCCGGAGTCTTTTCCACAACCAACTGTACGGCGTGACCGACCATCTTGGAAGCAAGCTCCTCCTCGTCTTCATCAGCGACATTCACGGTGTCAATGTACTTGCCGCGGCGGATAATGGTGCAGGTGTCGGAGCTTTCCTTAATTTCTTTGAGCTTATGCGTGATGATGATAATGGTTTTGCCGTCCGCAATCAGGTTGTGCATAATTTCAATCAAATCTTCAATTTCCTGCGGCGTCAGCACAGCCGTTGGTTCGTCCAAAATCAGCAAATCAGCCCCGCGGTACAGCGCCTTCAGAATTTCGACACGCTGCTGCATACCGACGGAAATGTCCTCCACTTTGGCATCCGGGTCTACTTCCAAACCGTACTTTTGGACCAGTCCTTCCACATGTTCCCGAGCTTTTTTCATGTCCAGTACGCCGAAGCGGCTGGTGGTTTCGTTGCCCAGAATAATGTTCTGTGTAACTGTAAAATTGTCCACCAGCATAAAATGCTGATGCACCATGCCGATACCGTGGGCAATGGCAATGTTTGGGTTTGTGATATTTACCTTTTCTCCGTTCAGGTAAATTTCACCCTCATCCGCCTGATAAAGCCCGTACAGCACGTTCATAAGCGTACTTTTTCCCGCGCCGTTCTCACCCAGCAAGGAGTGGATAGTCCCTTTTTTCACATCCAGGTCTACCTTGTCCAGCGCACAGAAGGTACCAAAGATTTTCGTTATGCCGTGCATTTGCACCGCATAGTCGCTGCTGACCTCCATTTTGACTTACCTCCGCGTAGTCGTTCTTTTATTCTAAAAAAAGCGGAGCGCCCAAAAGAGAACGCCCCGCTTTTTAGGGAACCCGTTTCAGGGGAGTTTCCCGATTACTGCTGCTTACTTTAAAGAGCTCTGATATTTTTCGAACTCTGCCTTGGTAGCCGGCGGAGTAATCTTGCCGCTCTTAATGTCAGCTTCAACCTTCAGGGCTGCGTTGTAGGTTGCGTCACCCATCAGCTTGTGCTCTTCCGGAATGCCGACAGCATCTTCTGTCAGGCCGTAGGTATAGGTCTTTCCGCCAATCTTTTCGCCGCTCATGGATTTCTTGGAAACATCCTCAACCGCCGCGTGGACCAGCTTCAGTGCAGAAGTCAGAACATTCTGCGGAGCCAGGTAAGCCTGATCACGGTCAACGCCGATTGCATACTTGCCGGCATCCTTAGCTGCGGCAATAACGCCAACGCCAACACCGCCTGCTGCATGGAAAACGATATCACAGCCGCTGGAGAACATGCTGTTTGCGATTGCCTTGCCCTTGGAAGAATCAGAGAAGCTTTCCGCATACTGTGCATCAACGGTGATCTTCTTGTTCAGTTCCTTTGCTGCATAAGCAACACCGGCCTTGTAGCCGAACTCAAACTGGTCAATGATGTTGCTGGTAATGCCGCCGACAAAACCAACCTTACCGGTCTTAGTTGTTTTGCCTGCAATGTAGCCAACAATGAAGGAAGGCTCCTGTGCGCGGAACATAACACCTGCTACGTTAGCAGGCATGGACTTTGCATCGTAACCATTATCAACAATCGCATAATTGATGTCCGGGTTTGCCTTTGCAGCAGTGCCGATGGACTGCGCCATTGCAAAACCGATGCCCCAAATGAGCTTGGACTCGTCGTCGGCAGCCTTGTCCAGGTTGGTAGCATAGTCGGACTCCTGCTTGGATTCAATATAATTGACATCCGCGCCTGTGTCCTTTTTCAGGTTCTGCAGACCTTCCCAGGAAGACTGGTTGAAAGACTGGTCGTTTACGCCGCCGGTATCTGTAACCATACGGATTTTGTAGCCCTTGCCGTCTACCGAAGTGGTGTTGCTGGTTGTACCTGCTGCACTTGCCACAGACGCAGTGCTTTCCGCTGCGCTGCTTCCGGCAGCAGAGCTGACGGCTGTTCCTGTGCCGCCGCAGGCACCCATTGACACAGCCATTGCACCGGCCAAAACAGCAGCCAGCAGTTTCTTCATCTTTTTCATCTTGTTGCTTCCTCCTATTAGTAGAAGTAAATATCAAATCCGTGTATTTGCGGCATTCCGCCGACAGAAACACGGGTTTTCGGCGTTTAGACAGCCTCTTTCATTTTTTCCCACAGATCAGCCTACAATCTCAGCCAAGCGGGAAGTTCCTGTGATTTCAGGCTGGATGCCGAATGCATCCAGTATAGTTGCGCCAATATCCGCAAAAGTCCGCAGTGTACCCAAATTGGCACCTGCCTGCACGCGCGCCCCTGCAATCACCCAAGGTGTATATTCACGTGAATGGTCAGTACTGGGCGTAATGGGGTCACAGCCGTGGTCGGCAGTGAACATCAGCAGGTCATCCGGCCCCAAATGCTCCAGCAGGGCGGGAACAGCTTTGTCCACAGTGGTCAGCCCCTTCGCGTAACCCTCCACATCATTGCGGTGACCATAAAGCATATCAAAATCGACCAGATTCACAAAGCACAGACCATTAAAATCCCGCTTTGTCAGTTGGATGGATTGAGCGATACCATCATCGTTTCCGGTTGTTCTTGTGAACTCAGTAATACCTTTGCCCGCAAAAATATCATTGATTTTGCCGACCGCAATCACATCTTTGCCCGCAGCGGAAAGCTGGTCAAGCATCGTGGTCTGCGGCGGCAGCAGAGAAAAGTCGTGGCGGCGGGTAGTACGGGTGTAATCCGGATATTTGCCGGTAAACGGCCGCGCAATTACCCTGCCAACACCATGTTCGCCGACCAGCATCTTTCGTGCAATTTCGCAGTCATGGTAAAGCTCTTCCACTGAAACTATGTCCTCATGTGCAGCCACCTGAAACACACTGTCGGCTGAAGTGTAAACAATCAGTGCACCTGTGCGCTCATGCTCCTGCCCATAGTCCTTGATGACCTCCGTGCCGGAATACGGCTTATTGCAAAGCACTGCACGTCCGGTTTTGCGGCTGAATTCCTCCAGCACTTCTTTTGGAAAGCCATTTGGGTAAGTCGGCAAGGGCTTGGTGGAGTTAATGCCGGCAATTTCCCAGTGACCAATCGTGGTATCCTTGCCCTTGGAAACCTCCGTCATGCGTGCAAAAGCACCCGCCGGATGTTCCACTGCGGGGCGGCAGAAAACACCGTCAATGTTAAAAAGGCCCAGCCGCTGCATATTCGGCATGGAAAAGTACGAACTGGTGGCAGCCGCCGCCAGCGTATTGCTTCCCTCATCTCCGTAAGCACCAGCATCCGGCATTTCACCAATGCCAACACTGTCCAGCACAATCAGAAAAATGCGCTTCATAGTTTGCCTCCCGTAAAACTGCTGCCAGTATGACACAGAAAAATATCGTCATGCCAACGACGATATAGTTATTATAATACAATGTTTGCAATTTAGCTATCCTTTTTCGAAAAAAACGTTTAAAAAACGGACAAATCCCGTACCGAAAGAAGTCCTTTCTTTCCCGAACAGCAATAAGTTTTTTCTTTTGTTATATTATTTAAATGAAAATGAACATGCTTCTTGTCTTTACTACTTTAGTGTAATGCCAAGTAGCACTTAAAAATAAAAACTTTTTTGCTTTGAAGTGATTATTTTTTAAAGTGCTAACTGTTTAGTTTGTTAATATGATACAACGAAGGCGTTATATTAAAGCATTCGTTTATGCAATACTTATAAAACTTAGTGCTCGTTTTTGCAGGATTGCAAAGTTCTTTCTTCATATTCCGGAAATTGCACTTGCTTTTTTTATAATAAGACAGTATAATATGCAAGTAGTCCAATTTAATAATTCAGATGTGTCATTTGAATGGAGGGAAAGAGTTATGAATCATATGAAAAAAATTCTTGCAGTACTCCTCGCCGGTACCATGGCAGTTTCCATGGCAGCCTGCAGCGGCAGTACAACAACAAGCAGCGGCGCTGCTTCAACTGCGGCAAGCAGTGCTGCTTCCACAGCTGCCACCAGTCTGTACAAAGGTACTTCCGACCCAGATATGGTAACAGTAGATATGCGTGCGGAGCCCCCGGAACTGAACACCGTACAAACTCAAGATGTTGCTTCTGCCGACATTTTGCGCATGGTGATGTCCGGTCTGATTCGGCTGGACAAAGACGACAACCCGCAGCCCGATATGGCTGAAAAGTGGGAAGTCAGCGCTGACAAAAAGACCTACACCTTCCACCTGCGCAAGGATGCAAAGTGGAGCAACGGTGAACCCGTAACCGCAAAAGACTTCATCTACGCTTGGGAACAAGGTATGGATAAGTCCAACGGTGCAACCTATGGCTTTATCCTTTATACCAATATCAAAAATGGGCAGGCCTATTTTGACGCAACTAAGACCGCTCCCGCTAAGCGGACTGCTGACGAAAAGGCAAAGGTTGCCGCAGCAGAAAAGAACCTCGGCTGTGTAGCAAAAGATGACTCCACGATTGAGCTCACCTTTGAAAATCCGCTGCCTTATGCCCTGCAGCTGATGGCTTTCTCAGCTTACATGCCGCTGAACCAGAAAGCATTTGAATCCATTGGCGCTGACAAGTATGCCAAAGATGCGAAGCAGATTGTCACCAACGGTGCCTATAAGATTTCCGAGTGGACACATGATGACCACATTATTCTAGAAAAGAACGATGCTTACTGGAATGCTTCCAATAATCAGATTAAGAAAGTCAAATATCTGATGATGAAAGACGCCAATGCACGTATGAATGCCTTTAAGGCTGGTGAAGTTGACTGCATCAACCTGACCGGTGATCAGATCACTCAGCTGACAAATGAAGGTCAGGCCGTACAGAAGTACGTTGCCGGTTCCAACTGGTACTTCCAGTACAACACCAAGAAAAAGGGTCTGGACAACGCAAAAGTTCGTAAGGCTCTTGGCGAAGCCATTAACCTTGACAGCTTCGTAAAAGATGTTTTGAAGGACGATTCCGTTGTTGCCGACGGTTTGGTTCCGACCAACATTAAAGGCGCTAACAACAAATACTATGCAGACGGCCGCGAAAAGCTGGATTCCTACAATGTAGAAGATGCAAAGAAGCTCCTTGATGAAGGCTTAAAAGAAGCTGGTCTGACAAAGGACAGCTTGAAGCTCACTTTCATTACAGATGATACTTCCGTTGCGCAGCAGCAGGCTGCCTTTTTCCAGGAGCAGTGGAAATCCGCACTCGGTCTCAGCGTTGAACTGAAACCGATGGCTTTCAAGGCTCGTATCGCTGCTATGAACCAGGGCAACTTTGACATTGTGCTGGCTGGCTGGTCTCCAGACTACAACGATGCCATGACCTTCCTGGATATGTGGACTACCACAAACGGCAATAACAACGGCAAGTATTCCAGCAAAGAATATGACAGCCTGATTGACAAAGCTACCAAAGAAGCGGATGTTGCAAAACGTCAGGATTATCTGCGTCAGGCTGAAAAGCTGGTTGCTTCCACCGACTGCGCTGTATATCCGCTTTACTTCCAGGTTGTTCCTTACACAACCACTTCCAAGATTTCCGGCATGACCCGCTCCGGTTTCCAGGAGTATGACTTCTCTGACGGAGCAACGATTACAAAGAAGTAATCTTCCACAACAATCTCTATTGTGTTCCATCTGCAAATAGAGCCATGGTTACCGTGGCTCTATTTGCTTATGAAAGCTGCAAAGCCAAACGCTTCAGCTTTGCAGCTTTCATAAGCAAGGGAAATTTCCCCTGCAGCACTACAAACTTTCGGGTATACTAAAATAATCGAGACGCACAGCGCACGGCATTTGCTGCTGTGTAAAAGACAACCGAAAACAGCTTTGCAGAAAATCCGGTGCAGTTTCAGCGCCCTCTTCTGCATTGAAACCTGCACGTCTCGATTTTTTCAGTATCCCGGAAAAAGGCCGCAGAAGCCTCCTGCCTCTATTCTGCAAAAAATCATTACGCAGCACAAGCACCGCCGACGCAGTCAGCTGCCAATGGGAACTGGGACGGCCCGTTGCCGCTGTCCTGTGCCTGCGGAAATCTGGTTGCTGCAAAATTAAAGGAGTTGATTTTGCTTGCCAAAACAGGTTTCGTACATTTTGAAACGACTGGTATACTCGGTAATTACGATTTTCGTACTTATTGCAGTAACCTTTGCGCTCATGCATCTGGTACCTGGTGACCCGTTCATCGGTGCAAAAGCCATTCCCCAGGCAACCAAAGATGCCATGTATGCCAAGTATGGACTTGACAAGCCGCTTTTCGTACAGTTTGTTTTGTATGTTGCCAATGTTCTGCATGGTGACC containing:
- a CDS encoding ABC transporter permease; its protein translation is MEKTVKILKKPITSTIIAIVCGFAVAAIILAVAGYNPGAAFGSLFSGIFGKPKYISNVIIKATPITLTALSVAFAYKVGLFNIGAEGQYIVGAAAANIVGYLCNFPPIIQIPLVVLAGTAAGALWGGIVGLLKAKFGIHEVLTSIMLNWIAFYLSNLIVNTTMFHQPNSTAAYPVNASSYTMLLPNWKTSDAGLAALSGNKWLREVMLKTDVNFGFLVAIAAAIFISMLLYRSTKGYELRAVGMNRDAAEFAGIPVAKNIVITMLIAGALSGLAAALVITGTNPHRISTLSAFENSGFNGLSVAFIAGSSPIGCIFAGLLFGGLLYGGQSIQANIGAPSEIINIMTGTIVFFVALTKIVPALAVRLEKRGMRNAK
- a CDS encoding ABC transporter ATP-binding protein, with product MEVSSDYAVQMHGITKIFGTFCALDKVDLDVKKGTIHSLLGENGAGKSTLMNVLYGLYQADEGEIYLNGEKVNITNPNIAIAHGIGMVHQHFMLVDNFTVTQNIILGNETTSRFGVLDMKKAREHVEGLVQKYGLEVDPDAKVEDISVGMQQRVEILKALYRGADLLILDEPTAVLTPQEIEDLIEIMHNLIADGKTIIIITHKLKEIKESSDTCTIIRRGKYIDTVNVADEDEEELASKMVGHAVQLVVEKTPAQPGEVVFEIDNLNVKDDRGLPAVQNLSLQVHAGEIVGIAGIDGNGQKELIEAVTNLTKAESGTVKIKGEEIQNTNPRNVIDHKIATIHEDRQKRGLVMDFTVAENAVLEKYRTKPYSKNGMLNRAEILSFTNGLIKDYDVRPEDCAKHPARGLSGGNQQKVIIGREVANEPDLLIAVQPTRGLDVGAIEYVHKTLIRERDRGRAILLVSLELDEIMSVADTIDVLYKGQIVDSFRQGEVDEKTIGLLMAGGEQNGKDS
- a CDS encoding BMP family lipoprotein — protein: MKKLLAAVLAGAMAVSMGACGGTGTAVSSAAGSSAAESTASVASAAGTTSNTTSVDGKGYKIRMVTDTGGVNDQSFNQSSWEGLQNLKKDTGADVNYIESKQESDYATNLDKAADDESKLIWGIGFAMAQSIGTAAKANPDINYAIVDNGYDAKSMPANVAGVMFRAQEPSFIVGYIAGKTTKTGKVGFVGGITSNIIDQFEFGYKAGVAYAAKELNKKITVDAQYAESFSDSSKGKAIANSMFSSGCDIVFHAAGGVGVGVIAAAKDAGKYAIGVDRDQAYLAPQNVLTSALKLVHAAVEDVSKKSMSGEKIGGKTYTYGLTEDAVGIPEEHKLMGDATYNAALKVEADIKSGKITPPATKAEFEKYQSSLK
- a CDS encoding phosphopentomutase — its product is MKRIFLIVLDSVGIGEMPDAGAYGDEGSNTLAAAATSSYFSMPNMQRLGLFNIDGVFCRPAVEHPAGAFARMTEVSKGKDTTIGHWEIAGINSTKPLPTYPNGFPKEVLEEFSRKTGRAVLCNKPYSGTEVIKDYGQEHERTGALIVYTSADSVFQVAAHEDIVSVEELYHDCEIARKMLVGEHGVGRVIARPFTGKYPDYTRTTRRHDFSLLPPQTTMLDQLSAAGKDVIAVGKINDIFAGKGITEFTRTTGNDDGIAQSIQLTKRDFNGLCFVNLVDFDMLYGHRNDVEGYAKGLTTVDKAVPALLEHLGPDDLLMFTADHGCDPITPSTDHSREYTPWVIAGARVQAGANLGTLRTFADIGATILDAFGIQPEITGTSRLAEIVG
- a CDS encoding peptide ABC transporter substrate-binding protein, with protein sequence MNHMKKILAVLLAGTMAVSMAACSGSTTTSSGAASTAASSAASTAATSLYKGTSDPDMVTVDMRAEPPELNTVQTQDVASADILRMVMSGLIRLDKDDNPQPDMAEKWEVSADKKTYTFHLRKDAKWSNGEPVTAKDFIYAWEQGMDKSNGATYGFILYTNIKNGQAYFDATKTAPAKRTADEKAKVAAAEKNLGCVAKDDSTIELTFENPLPYALQLMAFSAYMPLNQKAFESIGADKYAKDAKQIVTNGAYKISEWTHDDHIILEKNDAYWNASNNQIKKVKYLMMKDANARMNAFKAGEVDCINLTGDQITQLTNEGQAVQKYVAGSNWYFQYNTKKKGLDNAKVRKALGEAINLDSFVKDVLKDDSVVADGLVPTNIKGANNKYYADGREKLDSYNVEDAKKLLDEGLKEAGLTKDSLKLTFITDDTSVAQQQAAFFQEQWKSALGLSVELKPMAFKARIAAMNQGNFDIVLAGWSPDYNDAMTFLDMWTTTNGNNNGKYSSKEYDSLIDKATKEADVAKRQDYLRQAEKLVASTDCAVYPLYFQVVPYTTTSKISGMTRSGFQEYDFSDGATITKK